The following is a genomic window from Methanoplanus sp. FWC-SCC4.
GGGGCAGATTCCAAGCTCAATATCTGTGACCTTCTTTCCAGGTTCGACCTGAACTGTCTCCTCACGGAAATAATCACAGTTCTGGCATTTGATTTTAAGGCGCTCTTTTCTTAGAACTGCTGATAAAAGAAGGGTATCGACAGCACCTATTTCTAGATTCTTTCTGACACTGTCCTCACCGTATGCTGCAAGGCTCTCGTCTTTTACAAGCTCTTTGAAGAAACGATCCATTAAGACCTTTTCCTTCATGACCTCGACACCCTTGAGGGCATCTGAGGCATTGTCCACAAGCTCGGCAAGACCGCTTTCGTTTGTATAGGCAACGTCAAAAAGACCGATCACACGTTTCTGAAGCTCATGATGCAGGTATCCCCCATCGTTGAACTCCTCTTTTGTAGGCGTCGGCCCGCCGATTAGAACACCCTTAAACCTCTCGTAGAACTCAGGCTCTGCCATGAATATATCAGTTGCACGGTCTGCAACTTTCTTATAGTATTCATTGATGGCAATAAGACGCAGTCTCTGGAAACGCATTGCGGACTGACCACCTTTTCTCTGTTTTCCGGGGACTGTTGAGGTAACTCCTGAAATGGCTTCTATACGGTTTCCTCTCAAAAACCCGAGGAATGACTCCCTTCGGTCAATGACCAGAAGCCCGTAAACCTCCTTTTCAACAAGCATCTGCTTTAGGGGCTCTAACTCAAAATTTGAAGAGCACCTGTACATATACAGATTGACAGGCTCAGGGGGTTCAATTATTGTACAGTCCATATCGGTTCTGTCACCGCCAAGTTTTACTGCACCGCAGAATACTGCCAGTCCGCTCTCGGGAGGTCTGTTATAATACTTCAGCCTTGAGAGTACTGAAGATATTGCACTCTGAACATTCGTTCTTGTCTGCTTGCTCTTGATGTTTGCACACTGTCCAAACTCATCCCTGAGCTGTGCGGTAACATCGTAGATCTGCTTGTCCGGCGGAATGTATATTGAAATTAATTCTGTGCCGCTTCCTTCCTTTTCGGCGAGTCTCTCAAGAGTCTTTTTGAACTCATATCGTTTTCTCGCACTGTCCAGCTCTAATTCTTCTGCCATAATTGTCCGCTCACCAAAAATATTGAAACTTTACTATAATTCGCCCTGCGTGGCATTAAGGTTTTAGCAAATAACCTTTCACATAATCATCTACTTCGGCATTTACCCCGTGCGTTCCATTGAATGCAATGAAGTCTTTGGGCTCATTTGCCATGTTAAACAAAGCCATTCCTTCATCAAAAGGAATTATTTTG
Proteins encoded in this region:
- the prf1 gene encoding peptide chain release factor aRF-1, producing MAEELELDSARKRYEFKKTLERLAEKEGSGTELISIYIPPDKQIYDVTAQLRDEFGQCANIKSKQTRTNVQSAISSVLSRLKYYNRPPESGLAVFCGAVKLGGDRTDMDCTIIEPPEPVNLYMYRCSSNFELEPLKQMLVEKEVYGLLVIDRRESFLGFLRGNRIEAISGVTSTVPGKQRKGGQSAMRFQRLRLIAINEYYKKVADRATDIFMAEPEFYERFKGVLIGGPTPTKEEFNDGGYLHHELQKRVIGLFDVAYTNESGLAELVDNASDALKGVEVMKEKVLMDRFFKELVKDESLAAYGEDSVRKNLEIGAVDTLLLSAVLRKERLKIKCQNCDYFREETVQVEPGKKVTDIELGICPKCSAPVFIDEESDIIDELAELADSSNSKVMIISEDFEEGAMLYNAFGGIAAILRYRTGY